One window of the Trifolium pratense cultivar HEN17-A07 linkage group LG2, ARS_RC_1.1, whole genome shotgun sequence genome contains the following:
- the LOC123905495 gene encoding ABC transporter G family member 11 isoform X2: protein MEIEPSYNNNKSTTLGNETLATNLPSLSPLSETLWREKTKTEFIGDVSARLTWEDLTVRVTLSNGETQYVLEKLTGYAEPGYFTALMGPSGSGKSTLLDALSSRLASNAFLTGTVYLNGRKEKLSFGTAAYVTQDDNLIGTLTVRETIWYSARLRLPDKMSRSDKRALVESTIVAMGLQDCADTVIGNWHLRGISGGEKRRVSIALEILMRPRLLFLDEPTSGLDSASAFFVTQTLRALARDGRTVIASIHQPSSEVFELFDQLYLLSGGKTVYFGQASDAYEFFAQAGFPCPALRNPSDHFLRCINSDFDKVKATLKGSMKLRFEGSDDPLDKITTSEAIRTLVDFYRTSQHAYAARQKVDEMSKVRGTVLEAGGSEASFLMQCYILTKRSFINMSRDFGYYWLRLVIYIVVTICIGTIYLNVGTGYNSILARGSCASFVFGFVTFMSIGGFPSFVEDMKVFQRERLNGHYGVTAFVISNTLSATPFLILITFLSGTICYFMVQLHPGFSHYVFFVLCLYASVTVVESLMMAIASIVPNFLMGIIIGAGIQGIFMLVSGYFRLPHDIPKPVWRYPMSYISFHFWALQGQYQNDLKGLVFDNQTPDLPKIPGEYILENVFQITVSRSKWIDLIVILSMIVIYRIIFFIMIKINEDVTPWVRGKLAKRRMQKKNGGDDES from the exons ATGGAGATAGAACcaagttataataataataaatcaacaACATTAGGAAATGAAACATTAGCTACAAATTTACCATCATTGAGTCCATTGAGTGAAACCCTTTggagagaaaaaacaaaaacagagtTCATTGGTGATGTATCAGCAAGATTAACATGGGAAGATTTAACTGTTAGGGTAACATTAAGCAATGGTGAAACACAATATGTTTTGGAGAAATTAACTGGTTATGCTGAACCAGGTTATTTTACTGCTCTTATGGGACCTTCTGGTTCTGGAAAATCAACACTTCTTGATGCACTTTCTAGTCGTTTAGCTTCTAATGCTTTTCTAACTGGTACTGTTTATCTTAATGGTCGCAAAGAAAAGTTATCTTTTGGAACTGCT GCTTATGTAACACAAGATGACAACTTAATTGGAACATTAACAGTAAGAGAAACAATTTGGTATTCAGCTAGATTAAGATTACCAGATAAAATGTCAAGATCAGATAAAAGAGCTTTAGTTGAAAGCACAATTGTTGCAATGGGACTTCAAGATTGTGCTGACACAGTTATTGGTAATTGGCATTTACGTGGTATAAGTGGTGGTGAAAAAAGAAGAGTTAGTATTGCATTGGAAATATTAATGAGACCTAGATTGCTTTTTCTTGATGAACCAACTAGTGGACTTGACAG TGCATCAGCTTTCTTTGTGACACAAACACTACGTGCATTGGCAAGGGATGGAAGAACAGTGATAGCTTCAATTCATCAACCTAGCAGTGAAGTGTTTGAACTATTTGACCAATTGTACTTGCTTTCTGGTGGCAAAACTGTTTATTTTGGCCAAGCTTCAGATGCATATGAG TTCTTTGCACAAGCTGGATTTCCATGCCCTGCTCTGAGGAACCCCTCTGATCATTTCCTTAGATGCATCAACTCTGACTTTGATAAAGTCAAAGCCACTCTTAAAGGGTCCATGAAATTAAGG TTTGAAGGAAGTGATGATCCTCTCGACAAGATCACCACTTCTGAAGCTATCAGAACACTTGTAGATTTCTACCGCACTTCTCAACACGCTTACGCTGCAAGACAAAAAGTTGACGAGATGTCCAAAGTT AGAGGGACAGTGCTTGAAGCAGGAGGAAGTGAAGCTAGTTTCTTGATGCAATGTTACATATTAACCAAACGTTCATTCATTAACATGTCAAGGGACTTTGGTTACTATTGGCTTAGGCTTGTAATCTACATTGTTGTCACTATATGCATTGGAACAATTTACTTGAATGTTGGGACTGGCTATAACTCAATTCTG GCTAGAGGTTCATGTgcatcttttgtttttggttttgtcACCTTCATGTCAATTGGTGGATTTCCTTCATTTGTTGAAGATATGAAG GTTTTCCAAAGGGAGAGGCTAAATGGACACTATGGTGTGACTGCATTTGTTATAAGCAACACATTATCAGCAACACCATTTCTGATATTAATCACTTTTCTGTCTGGAACAATTTGTTACTTCATGGTTCAACTACACCCTGGCTTTTCACATTATGTTTTCTTTGTGCTTTGCCTTTATGCAAGTGTCACTGTTGTTGAAAGCTTAATGATGGCAATTGCTAGTATTGTTCCTAACTTCCTCATGGGAATTATCATTGGAGCAGGAATTCAA GGAATATTCATGTTGGTCTCTGGCTACTTTAGGCTCCCACATGATATCCCAAAACCTGTTTGGCGCTATCCAATGTCATACATCAGTTTCCACTTTTGGGCTTTACAG ggtcAATACCAAAACGATCTAAAGGGTTTGGTATTCGACAACCAAACACCAGATCTACCTAAGATACCAGGCGAATACATCTTGGAGAACGTGTTCCAAATCACTGTGAGCAGATCAAAATGGATAGATTTAATCGTGATCTTAAGCATGATCGTCATATACCGcattattttcttcatcatGATCAAAATCAATGAGGATGTTACTCCTTGGGTTAGAGGCAAGCTTGCTAAAAGAagaatgcaaaaaaaaaatggag GCGATGACGAATCTTGA
- the LOC123905495 gene encoding ABC transporter G family member 11 isoform X1, translated as MEIEPSYNNNKSTTLGNETLATNLPSLSPLSETLWREKTKTEFIGDVSARLTWEDLTVRVTLSNGETQYVLEKLTGYAEPGYFTALMGPSGSGKSTLLDALSSRLASNAFLTGTVYLNGRKEKLSFGTAAYVTQDDNLIGTLTVRETIWYSARLRLPDKMSRSDKRALVESTIVAMGLQDCADTVIGNWHLRGISGGEKRRVSIALEILMRPRLLFLDEPTSGLDSASAFFVTQTLRALARDGRTVIASIHQPSSEVFELFDQLYLLSGGKTVYFGQASDAYEFFAQAGFPCPALRNPSDHFLRCINSDFDKVKATLKGSMKLRFEGSDDPLDKITTSEAIRTLVDFYRTSQHAYAARQKVDEMSKVRGTVLEAGGSEASFLMQCYILTKRSFINMSRDFGYYWLRLVIYIVVTICIGTIYLNVGTGYNSILARGSCASFVFGFVTFMSIGGFPSFVEDMKVFQRERLNGHYGVTAFVISNTLSATPFLILITFLSGTICYFMVQLHPGFSHYVFFVLCLYASVTVVESLMMAIASIVPNFLMGIIIGAGIQGIFMLVSGYFRLPHDIPKPVWRYPMSYISFHFWALQGQYQNDLKGLVFDNQTPDLPKIPGEYILENVFQITVSRSKWIDLIVILSMIVIYRIIFFIMIKINEDVTPWVRGKLAKRRMQKKNGGQNTTIAPDVLTQSPSLRTYISNQK; from the exons ATGGAGATAGAACcaagttataataataataaatcaacaACATTAGGAAATGAAACATTAGCTACAAATTTACCATCATTGAGTCCATTGAGTGAAACCCTTTggagagaaaaaacaaaaacagagtTCATTGGTGATGTATCAGCAAGATTAACATGGGAAGATTTAACTGTTAGGGTAACATTAAGCAATGGTGAAACACAATATGTTTTGGAGAAATTAACTGGTTATGCTGAACCAGGTTATTTTACTGCTCTTATGGGACCTTCTGGTTCTGGAAAATCAACACTTCTTGATGCACTTTCTAGTCGTTTAGCTTCTAATGCTTTTCTAACTGGTACTGTTTATCTTAATGGTCGCAAAGAAAAGTTATCTTTTGGAACTGCT GCTTATGTAACACAAGATGACAACTTAATTGGAACATTAACAGTAAGAGAAACAATTTGGTATTCAGCTAGATTAAGATTACCAGATAAAATGTCAAGATCAGATAAAAGAGCTTTAGTTGAAAGCACAATTGTTGCAATGGGACTTCAAGATTGTGCTGACACAGTTATTGGTAATTGGCATTTACGTGGTATAAGTGGTGGTGAAAAAAGAAGAGTTAGTATTGCATTGGAAATATTAATGAGACCTAGATTGCTTTTTCTTGATGAACCAACTAGTGGACTTGACAG TGCATCAGCTTTCTTTGTGACACAAACACTACGTGCATTGGCAAGGGATGGAAGAACAGTGATAGCTTCAATTCATCAACCTAGCAGTGAAGTGTTTGAACTATTTGACCAATTGTACTTGCTTTCTGGTGGCAAAACTGTTTATTTTGGCCAAGCTTCAGATGCATATGAG TTCTTTGCACAAGCTGGATTTCCATGCCCTGCTCTGAGGAACCCCTCTGATCATTTCCTTAGATGCATCAACTCTGACTTTGATAAAGTCAAAGCCACTCTTAAAGGGTCCATGAAATTAAGG TTTGAAGGAAGTGATGATCCTCTCGACAAGATCACCACTTCTGAAGCTATCAGAACACTTGTAGATTTCTACCGCACTTCTCAACACGCTTACGCTGCAAGACAAAAAGTTGACGAGATGTCCAAAGTT AGAGGGACAGTGCTTGAAGCAGGAGGAAGTGAAGCTAGTTTCTTGATGCAATGTTACATATTAACCAAACGTTCATTCATTAACATGTCAAGGGACTTTGGTTACTATTGGCTTAGGCTTGTAATCTACATTGTTGTCACTATATGCATTGGAACAATTTACTTGAATGTTGGGACTGGCTATAACTCAATTCTG GCTAGAGGTTCATGTgcatcttttgtttttggttttgtcACCTTCATGTCAATTGGTGGATTTCCTTCATTTGTTGAAGATATGAAG GTTTTCCAAAGGGAGAGGCTAAATGGACACTATGGTGTGACTGCATTTGTTATAAGCAACACATTATCAGCAACACCATTTCTGATATTAATCACTTTTCTGTCTGGAACAATTTGTTACTTCATGGTTCAACTACACCCTGGCTTTTCACATTATGTTTTCTTTGTGCTTTGCCTTTATGCAAGTGTCACTGTTGTTGAAAGCTTAATGATGGCAATTGCTAGTATTGTTCCTAACTTCCTCATGGGAATTATCATTGGAGCAGGAATTCAA GGAATATTCATGTTGGTCTCTGGCTACTTTAGGCTCCCACATGATATCCCAAAACCTGTTTGGCGCTATCCAATGTCATACATCAGTTTCCACTTTTGGGCTTTACAG ggtcAATACCAAAACGATCTAAAGGGTTTGGTATTCGACAACCAAACACCAGATCTACCTAAGATACCAGGCGAATACATCTTGGAGAACGTGTTCCAAATCACTGTGAGCAGATCAAAATGGATAGATTTAATCGTGATCTTAAGCATGATCGTCATATACCGcattattttcttcatcatGATCAAAATCAATGAGGATGTTACTCCTTGGGTTAGAGGCAAGCTTGCTAAAAGAagaatgcaaaaaaaaaatggaggtcAGAATACAACTATTGCACCTGATGTTCTCACTCAATCTCCATCTTTGAGAACTTATATTTCCAATCAAAAGTAG
- the LOC123911095 gene encoding probable small nuclear ribonucleoprotein G: MSRSGQPPDLKKYMDKQLQIKLNANRMIVGTLRGFDQFMNLVIDNTQEVNGNERNDIGMVVIRGNSVVTIEALEPVVNRIS, encoded by the exons ATGAGCAGATCAGGACAGCCACCAGATTTGAAGAA GTACATGGACAAACAGCTTCAGA TCAAGCTGAATGCAAATCGCATGATTGTTGGTACACTCCGTGGTTTTGACCAGTTTATGAATTTGGTTATTGACAATACTCAGGAGGTAAACGGCAATGAGAGAAATGACATAGGGATGGTG GTGATCAGAGGAAATAGTGTTGTCACTATAGAGGCACTTGAACCAGTAGTGAACAGGATCTCCTGA